The genomic region GCAAGGCCCAGTCGATGGCGATTTTCTGGGGCACATAGCCAACCCGCAAGCCTGGCTGCCGCTGCGCCTTTCCCTCATCAGGTTTCAGGATACCCAGCGCCATCTTCGCCGTCGTCGACTTGCCCGAGCCATTGGGCCCGATCAGCGTGACGATCTCGCCCCGGCCAACCGACAAGTCGACGCCGCGCACCAGCCAGCGTCCACCCCGAAAAATACCGGCGTTCTCAAGTGTCACCAGTTGATGATTGCCCGCTGCCTTCACGTCTCCGCATATCCTTGTAGATAGCCGTCCATCGGCAAACCTGCCCGGACCAGCGCCGCCTTGCGACGGCGCAACCCCGAAAAGCCTGCCTATGGCAATAATTCCGTCTTGCGCCAACTTATCCCATACGTTATATCGTTACGCAACGATGTAATATTATTACAAGATAATGATCCGGCCTGAGGTGTTACCGGCTGCATATGACCGAAAAAGGAGCCCCCATGAACCCGACCGCAAAACTGAAGACCGCCCTGCTCACCTCCGCAATTCTCGCATCCTCTGCCCTCACCGTGTCGGCAGAACTGCGCGCTGTTGCATCAATCAAACCGGTTCATTCGCTCGTCGCCGCTGTCATGGAGGGCGCCGGCACGCCGGAATTGCTGCTGCCGGCCGGTTCGCCTCACCACTATTCCCTGAAACCATCCCAGGCTGCCGTGCTGGAGAAGGCGGACATCGTGTTCTGGATCGGCCATGAGCTGGAGACCTTTCTGGAAAAACCCGTCGAAACGATTGCCGCCAGCGCAAAGTCGGTTGAACTAATTGATGCGGATGGGTTGACCAGGCTGGATTTTCGGGAGGGTGGCACCTTCGAGAAACATGACGGGGATGAACACGGTCATGGGGAGCACGCCGAGGAAGAACATGACCATGAAGAGCATGGGGAAGAGGAACACGCCCACGACGAAACCGACCCCCATATCTGGCTTGACCCCCACAACGCCAAGGCGATGGTCGGCGCAATCGAGGCAGCCTTGAGTGAAGCCGACCCTGAAAACAAACAGCTTTACGCCGAAAACGCCAAGGCTGTCGCTGCAAGGCTTGATGCCCTGACCGCAGAGATTTCCGATCGCCTTACTCCTGTCAGGGACAAGCCCTTCATCGTCTTCCACGACGCTTATCATTACTTTGAAAACCGCTTCCGCATCCCCGCCGCCGGATCGATTACCGTTTCGCCGGAACGCACACCCGGCGCCGAACGCATCGGGGAGATCCGTGCGAAGATTGGCGAACTGGGCGCTGCCTGTGTCTTCTCCGAACCGCAGTTCGAGCCGAAACTGGTGACGACGCTCACCGGGGAAACCGGCGCCGGCACCGGAACCCTCGATCCGCTCGGGCGGAGCTTGAGGCAGGCCCCGGCCTCTACTTCACCCTGATCGAAAACATGGCCGCTTCCCTGCGCGACTGCCTTGCCAATACCGGATAGGCCGCCTCACCCACGTACCTTTACGGCGTGGGTCAGCACCGCGCCGGTTTCGATATAAGCAGAGCGAAGGCCTGAAAACGATTCGCCATGATGCTCTCCCGGCGAGAGCGGCAGCAGTGACGGATCGTCCTTCAACAAGGCCTGTGCTGTGAGCGTGCCGAATGTGGTGCCCGGCCCGATACCGCGTCCTGAATAACCAAAACAGGCATAGGCATTGGGCCCGATTGCAAGAATTTTCGGCAGGTGATCGCCGGTCATGGCAATGCGTCCGCACCAGGCATGTTCAATGCCGACATCGCCCAGGGCAGGAAACAGCCACCGGATCATCCGCTGTGCCCATCCCCGATGGACAGAGCCGCCAACCCCCCCGAGATTGCCAACGGCGCCCAAAGCCAGCCTTCCGGCAGCATCCCGCCTGAAGGACGACATGACCAGCGCCGTATCCCAGCAGCCTTCACCGCCAGGCAAAATACAGTCAGAGTGCCCGCCCTTGAGCGGGACGGTAGCAACCTGGAAATAGTGAACCGGAACGGTTTGGGGTGTGGAAATCCCTTCCACGGGCTCATGATAGGCATTGGTCGCCAGCAAAAGGGCACGGGCCGTAACCGCCCCGCCCGGCGTTGCAACTTTCCAGCCATCGCCGGTCCGCGAGATGCCGATTGCCGGTGTATTCGCGCAAAGCCGCGCTCCGGCAGCCTCTGCCGCCCGTGCCAGCCCTCGGCAATAGGACAGCGGATTGATGGTGCCCGCCCGCCCATCGAACAGCGCGCCGTGGAAAACCGGTGATCCGGTGCGCTGTTGCGTCTCCGCCGCATCCAGCAGTTTTACCGGCGCTCCTAGTGCCGCCTGCTGGCGAAAGCGGTCCGCGATATCCTCAAATCCCACTTCGGAATGGGCACAATGCAGCGTACCCTTGTTGACCGCTTCGCAGGCAATGCCATGTCGCCTGATGAGATCGAAAACACGCTTCGGCGCGTTTGCCAGATGCCCGGTCAGCCGGCTCCCCTCAGCAGCACCCAGGATTTCCGCAATCGATTCCGGCGGCAGCCACAGCCCCGCATTGACAAGGCCGACATTGCGGCCCGATCCGCCGTGACCGATCTCGTGCGCTTCCATGAGACAGGCTTTGGCACCGCTGCTGGCCGCTTCGAGCGCCGCAGAACAGCCGGTAAAGCCGCCCCCGACAATCGCCAGATCAACCTTGAGATCGCCATCAAGGGGCAGCGCGGAAACGACTTCCTCGCAAGACGATTGCCAAAGATTGCTGTCTGTTTTTGTCATCGCTTCGCCCGGCAGCGGGAATCGGTAAACCAGAGGCGGCGACTACCAACGAAACCGGCATGAACCATTCCGCACTCCACAAACCATCGTTTGCGATACAGACACATGGCAGGTTTGAAATTCAAGCAAATTCGGCCGCTCCCCCATTCGCCGAATGTGGAAGTTGGTGCAGGGACTAATCGTTGTCGCTGGCTTGAGCGCCTGCCCCGGCTCGCGATTGTTCGCTGGCTGGCACGGTAATTTTCATGGCAAGGGCATTGAGACCGGCAAGGGTAGGGCGGTCAATTTCGGCCAGGACCACGTCTTCGCCCTTTGTGCTGCCGGCTCTCGCCGGTCCCGAGACAATCGTCAACACGATGGCATCAGCGCCAATCAGTTCTTCCGCCTCAACCGGGATCAAGCCACCGGGAGAAAGGCAGATGGAACCCGTTTGGAACTCCCCCGGTTGTATTTTTACGGTTATCTCCATCCCGAGCCGCCCCGCAATATCGGCAAGAAAGGGCAGTACCAGCACAGCTTGGCTGACCGGTCCCACCACAAGCCCTGATGCATCGGGGAAGCTTTCCGGCAGACCGGCATGATCACAAAGTGCCGCGCCGAGAGCGATCGGGCACATGGGCACCGTGCCTGATGTTCGCCAGTGCCCCTCCCCGGCCACCGGGGAGATCTCCTCCCACGACTTGCCCTGATACGTCCGCAAATGGTGGAGCAGGGCCGTTGCACCGTTCAACCCGCTGGCGGCAAGCCATCCGGCGGCAAACCCTGCTTCCTCCGCAAGGCCCCAACTCATGCCGGCTGCCCTAGCCGCTTTCATGCACAAGCCTTCGATCTCATTGCGCGACAACGCCACCTTGCCGCTTCCTTCAGCAGGCAGAGGCGAACCGGAGCGGGTTGGATCGTTGGGTTCGCTCATCATGACTGAGCGCCAGCGTTGAACTCATCGGGATAGGGATCGCCCTGAAAGAGGCTGATCCTTACCCACTTGTCGGACCGCGGATCGAAATGGCTGGCACCGAAGAAGGCCAGCTTCAGCCGCATCAGGTCAATCGGCAGCATGTCCTGCGAGATCAGGTTGTCATGCACTTCCGCATAGGGGTAATCGGCGGCGGCCTGCGCCCGGCGCACCATGAAACGGTGCTCGGGATGGGCAAGCAGGAATTCCGCCACCGGCGCCTTACCCGGCCAGGCTGCAAGCGCCTGCCAAAGGGCGTTCGCCAGCCGTGCAACGCAAAGCGGCTGCTCCAGTTCTGCGCCTTCTTCCTCAAAGCGATTGCCGAGCCTCGGCTCCAGCTTTTCCTCCGACACATACCAAAATCGCGCCAGGTTCTCCGGCTTTGAAAAATCTACTTCTAGTGCCCAGTCATAGCGCTCCTCCAGGATATCGCGCAGCTCCGAAATTCGCATGGCGCCATCGATGCGGAACGCGATGCTCTCATCGGCGCTCATCCTGTCCGCCAGATCGTCGACAATTTCGCCATGGGGTTCAAGCATCACCGACAGGAGCGCTTCCTGCCCTTCAAGGGACAGTTCCTCTTCACCCCAGCGCCACAAGGCATTCCAGGGACGGGACACTTCACGCGGCCATGTCTTGAGGCGGCCGGAAATCTTTTCAAGATCGCCTCGCAAATCCCTCAACTTGGCGATCTGAATTGGATGCTCCGACCGCCAGTTGGCGGCATTGTGTTGCGCAGCCGCCAGGGCTTCCTTAAGCGCTTTTACGGCCTTCCCGCCGGCCACATCCAGATTGCGCACCCGCGCCAGCGCTGTTTCTCGCGCTGCCATCCAGTTGTTGAGCAGAACAGGATGGCGCACGATGAAGGGCGCCATGCCAAGACCGGTTGAATTGCCGACGCCCAGCCGCCGTCTGATCTTTCGATCAAGCCGCACCGCCTTCTTACCGCCGCGAACCTCAGCAAGATGCTCGGCGATATCCACGGTAAAGGCACGGGTAAGCCACACCGACAGCATTTCCGCCTGAAAGGGAGCTGCCAATTCTTCGCGGTCAGCAATGACGGACCGGTCGGCTGCACCGAACTTGCCCGACCCGTAAACCGCCGTGGTACGCATCAGATAGCCAACCTGATCGATCTGTTCGGTATCCGGCTGGCGGCCGCAGGCAAGGCTTTCGACCACATGGGCAAACAGCCGCACCGAGCGGTTGGCCCGGCTGAGCGACAATTCCTTCGGGCTGATCCGCCCTGCTTCCTGAAACGGAACATTTTCCTCCAGCCGGTCAAGATCAGCTGGCTGCGGGTCGCCATCGAACAGTGCAAAGGTCGCATCCCAGGCCGTTGCGATTACCCGGTCGGAGCGCATGTGATCGGGCAGATCGTGGGAAAACGCCACAAGGCTGTAGGTGCGCTGCGGGCCGGTCGCCCGGTACACAGCCCGGCCAACGCCCCTTTCATTGATCTGCCAGACCGGCCGGTCGAAGCGCCACCCCTCCTGCTTCATTCGCCTCAACATGATCTGCAGGAAGGAAAGCCGCATGGGGTGGGCACAGCCCATGCGCGCCAGCCGCATCACCTGACGGGGTGGGCGCGGTCCGATTTGATCCGTATTGCGGTCCGTGTCTGCTGTGTTGACGCGCATCGCCCCGCTCATCACCTCACGCTCCGGCTCCGGCTGCGCCGGCCATTTTCCACTCCGCTTCAGCACCAAAACTCTTTTCAAAAAAACGGCGCCAGTTGCCGCCCATCACGGCGGCCACATCGTCTTCGTCCATTCCGGCTGCTTTCAGCCCCGCGGCAATATTGGAAAAATGCCGGTTGCCGGAAAACCAGTCCGGCATTTGCGGGAAGCCGGGTGCAGCAGCGCTTCCCTCTCCGTAATCGATCTTCTTCGTCCACCGTCCGATGCGCATCCATTCAACCACGCTGTCGGGCTGATCCTGGCAAAGGTCGGTGCCGATGCCCACATGATCGATGCCCATCATTTCCGCTGTGCGGGCAATCATGTCACAGAAGGACTGCAACGGGCAGGCGCTGCCGCCCTTCAAATGATGCGGATAGAGCGAGAAGCCGAACATGCCGCCACTTTCGCCCAGCGCCTTGAGCACGGTATCCGGTTTGTTGCGCAGCGCCTTGTGCCAGCTTGCCGGATTGGCATGGGTAATCGCGATGGGCCGGCTTGAATGCTCTATGGCTTCCAGCGTCGAGCGTTCACCCGAGTGGCTCATGTCGACAACCAGGCCAACGCGGTTCATTTCCGCCACAACCTCCCGGCCCATCCGCGTAAGTCCGGTGTCGTCATCTTCATAACAGCCCGTGGCAAGCAGCGACTGGTTGTTGTAAGTCAACTGCATGAAGCGCAGCCCAAGGGTGTGCAGCACTTCCACCAGCCCGATATCGTCTTCCATGCAGGACGGATTTTGCGATCCGAAGAAGATCGCAGTGCGGCCGCTCTCCTGAGCCAGACGCACATCACCTGCCGTACGGCCCTGAAAAATCAGATCGGGAAATTGCTCGAACCACCGGTTCCACTGTTCGATATTGAGCACCGTTTCGCGAAAATTCTCATGATAGGCGATCGTCACATGCACCGCATCGAGGCCGCCGTCGCGCATCTGGCGGAAGATTTTTTCCGACCAGTTGGCATATTGAAGGCCGTCGATGAGCGGTGTCTTCATTGCGGTTCCCCCGCTGCCACATAGGCTGTCTTTACAGAAGTGTAGAATTCGGCAGCATAGCGTCCCTGCTCGCGCGGACCGAAGGAGGAGGCACCCCGCCCGCCAAAGGGAACATGATAGTCGGTCCCTGCCGTCGGCAGATTTACCATCACGCAACCGGCGCGCATGTTGGCCCGAAAGTGCGACGCCCGCGACAGCGAGCCCGTCATGATGCCTGCTGTCAGGCCGAATTCGCTGTCATTGGCAGTCGCCAGCGCTTCCTCATAACTGCCCGCCTTGATGACACAGGTAACCGGCGCGAACATCTCCTCACGGTTGATGCGCATGGCGTTGCTGGTTCCGGCAAATACCGCCGGGGCCATGTAATAACCTTCGGTGGGGCGCTCCAGCCGCTCACCGCCGCAAAGCAGTTCGGCGCCTTCCTGGCGGCCCGCAGTGATGTAATCAAGGTTCTGGGAAAGCTGGCTTTCGCTGACCACCGGCCCGATCTGTGTGCCCTCTTGCAA from Salaquimonas pukyongi harbors:
- a CDS encoding NAD(P)/FAD-dependent oxidoreductase codes for the protein MTKTDSNLWQSSCEEVVSALPLDGDLKVDLAIVGGGFTGCSAALEAASSGAKACLMEAHEIGHGGSGRNVGLVNAGLWLPPESIAEILGAAEGSRLTGHLANAPKRVFDLIRRHGIACEAVNKGTLHCAHSEVGFEDIADRFRQQAALGAPVKLLDAAETQQRTGSPVFHGALFDGRAGTINPLSYCRGLARAAEAAGARLCANTPAIGISRTGDGWKVATPGGAVTARALLLATNAYHEPVEGISTPQTVPVHYFQVATVPLKGGHSDCILPGGEGCWDTALVMSSFRRDAAGRLALGAVGNLGGVGGSVHRGWAQRMIRWLFPALGDVGIEHAWCGRIAMTGDHLPKILAIGPNAYACFGYSGRGIGPGTTFGTLTAQALLKDDPSLLPLSPGEHHGESFSGLRSAYIETGAVLTHAVKVRG
- a CDS encoding DUF3726 domain-containing protein: MMSEPNDPTRSGSPLPAEGSGKVALSRNEIEGLCMKAARAAGMSWGLAEEAGFAAGWLAASGLNGATALLHHLRTYQGKSWEEISPVAGEGHWRTSGTVPMCPIALGAALCDHAGLPESFPDASGLVVGPVSQAVLVLPFLADIAGRLGMEITVKIQPGEFQTGSICLSPGGLIPVEAEELIGADAIVLTIVSGPARAGSTKGEDVVLAEIDRPTLAGLNALAMKITVPASEQSRAGAGAQASDND
- a CDS encoding membrane dipeptidase — protein: MKTPLIDGLQYANWSEKIFRQMRDGGLDAVHVTIAYHENFRETVLNIEQWNRWFEQFPDLIFQGRTAGDVRLAQESGRTAIFFGSQNPSCMEDDIGLVEVLHTLGLRFMQLTYNNQSLLATGCYEDDDTGLTRMGREVVAEMNRVGLVVDMSHSGERSTLEAIEHSSRPIAITHANPASWHKALRNKPDTVLKALGESGGMFGFSLYPHHLKGGSACPLQSFCDMIARTAEMMGIDHVGIGTDLCQDQPDSVVEWMRIGRWTKKIDYGEGSAAAPGFPQMPDWFSGNRHFSNIAAGLKAAGMDEDDVAAVMGGNWRRFFEKSFGAEAEWKMAGAAGAGA